In the genome of Pseudoalteromonas rubra, one region contains:
- a CDS encoding PLP-dependent aminotransferase family protein, whose protein sequence is MLTGVPLTQDSPKHIQLAEQICAAIKQGHLRPNDPLPSARKLAQLYGINRHTVMTALQNLVAQGWLSSEQRRGYRVNQALPIESSLHIVRPSAQVRDIQADFALSLSAGELSDRENTQYEYSFAGGLADLMEFPYDEFRRHLSQACRAVNVAQLHYGNCSGEPALKQQLQHYLRRARALECDDLLVCNGSQEALFLIAKAFIRSGEGVAVESLGYPPAHRAFEACGATLHGIAQDKEGLNVDSLRTCFEQNRIKLLYLTPLHQYPTMVTLSIGRRMAIYQLCAEYGVFIIEDDYDHEFHYRCPPLQPMAASDPHGIVIYVSTFSKIMFAGARMGYLVARADVLSELISLKQLMNHKNDILLQMALANWMASGEFERHLRRMTKRYQARCDALASELQRYQQSGYPLTFTVPDGGMAFWVNTHQDVSALSARAAELGVYVQTEAEFWRFPQQHYTHIRLGFAGQNEDKMRSGLSRIISLL, encoded by the coding sequence ATGTTGACCGGCGTACCACTGACTCAGGATTCACCCAAGCACATACAGTTGGCCGAGCAGATTTGTGCTGCAATTAAGCAGGGACATCTGCGGCCCAACGATCCGCTGCCCTCGGCCAGAAAGCTTGCGCAGTTATATGGCATTAATCGCCACACGGTGATGACCGCACTGCAAAATTTGGTGGCTCAGGGTTGGCTGTCCTCCGAGCAAAGACGTGGTTACCGGGTTAATCAGGCCTTGCCGATTGAGTCCAGTCTGCACATTGTGAGGCCCAGTGCACAGGTCAGGGACATACAAGCTGACTTTGCACTATCGCTGTCGGCAGGTGAGCTAAGTGATAGAGAAAATACTCAGTATGAGTATAGTTTTGCCGGTGGCCTGGCCGATCTGATGGAGTTCCCTTACGATGAGTTTCGTCGTCACCTGAGTCAGGCTTGCCGTGCTGTGAATGTTGCACAGCTGCACTACGGTAATTGTAGCGGTGAGCCGGCTTTGAAGCAGCAACTTCAGCACTACCTGCGCCGTGCCCGAGCTTTAGAATGTGATGATCTGCTGGTGTGTAATGGCTCTCAGGAAGCGTTGTTTTTGATTGCTAAAGCTTTTATCAGAAGCGGCGAGGGCGTGGCGGTGGAATCACTGGGTTACCCACCGGCGCACCGGGCGTTTGAGGCATGCGGTGCGACACTGCATGGTATCGCCCAGGATAAAGAAGGGCTGAATGTCGACAGCCTGCGCACTTGCTTTGAACAGAACCGCATTAAGCTGCTGTACTTAACGCCCTTGCACCAGTATCCGACTATGGTGACCTTATCTATTGGACGTCGGATGGCGATATATCAGCTATGTGCAGAATATGGTGTGTTTATCATTGAGGACGATTATGACCATGAGTTCCATTATCGCTGCCCACCGTTGCAGCCAATGGCGGCGAGTGATCCTCATGGGATTGTGATTTATGTCTCGACGTTCTCGAAAATCATGTTTGCCGGCGCCAGAATGGGTTATTTGGTGGCCAGAGCGGATGTACTGAGTGAATTGATATCACTGAAGCAATTGATGAATCATAAAAACGACATCCTACTGCAAATGGCTTTAGCGAACTGGATGGCCAGCGGTGAGTTTGAACGTCATTTAAGACGCATGACCAAGCGTTATCAGGCTCGCTGTGATGCATTGGCATCTGAACTCCAACGCTATCAGCAGTCCGGGTATCCATTGACCTTTACTGTGCCAGATGGCGGTATGGCATTTTGGGTGAATACACATCAGGATGTATCTGCTTTGAGTGCCCGTGCCGCAGAGCTGGGGGTTTATGTTCAGACCGAGGCTGAATTCTGGCGATTTCCACAACAACACTATACCCATATTCGTCTTGGTTTTGCCGGTCAGAATGAAGATAAAATGCGTTCAGGGTTGTCGCGCATAATCTCGTTACTTTGA